Proteins encoded together in one Triticum dicoccoides isolate Atlit2015 ecotype Zavitan chromosome 7B, WEW_v2.0, whole genome shotgun sequence window:
- the LOC119335167 gene encoding uncharacterized protein LOC119335167: MLRYYKEKIQSEEKQFVFKETHHEECAKQINAKFTTAFTQRQVYHKFHKLKGQWKIILEAKNLSGANFDDVNKIILYDETEVVRMKNNKDKRAKYINVPIANFDEMEFIFQDKHATGEFTVLQTSYDRVHARDKDFIGDTEKSVIDIEIDPATQYDSDCLPDDTNNESSSSKRPRGGKRDKGKRVKCEESVVQDMTRSLRDMSDTMRFTHVTNPNENLFKIIDDMEEYPLFVRLALQTSLATSEQVASMLKGRPMTAIQEFVRRWVGDNFPEHVHVAPDV; this comes from the exons ATGCTACGTTACTACAAAGAGAAGATTCAGTCTGAGGAAAAACAATTTGTCTTCAAAGAGACACATCATGAGGAGTGTGCAAAACAAATCAATGCAAAGTTTACCACCGCCTTCACACAAAGGCAAGTTTATCACAAGTTCCATAAGCTGAAAGGTCAGTGGAAGATCATACTAGAGGCGAAGAACTTAAGCGGTGCCAATTTTGATGATGTCAACAAGATAATATTATATGACGAGACTGAAGTTGTTCGGATGAAGAAC AACAAAGACAAAAGGGCAAAATATATCAATGTGCCTATTGCCAACTTTGATGAGATGGAGTTCATATTTCAGGATAAGCATGCTACCGGGGAGTTCACGGTCCTTCAAACATCCTATGACCGTGTTCATGCTCGTGACAAGGATTTTATTGGTGACACCGAGAAGAGTGTGATTGATATTGAGATTGATCCTGCAACACAATATGATTCAGATTGTCTTCCCGACGACACCAATAATGAAAGCTCATCTTCGAAGCGTCCTAGAGGTGGCAAACGCGATAAGGGTAAGAGGGTCAAGTGTGAGGAGAGTGTAGTTCAAGACATGACGCGGTCTCTGCGTGATATGTCGGATACTATGCGTTTCACACACGTGACCAACCCGAATGAGAATTTATTCAAAATAATTGATGACATGGAAGAATACCCTCTCTTTGTCCGACTTGCACTACAGACATCTTTGGCCACCAGTGAACAAGTGGCGTCCATGTTAAAAGGGAGGCCGATGACTGCTATTCAAGAGTTCGTGCGGCGCTGGGTTGGTGATAACTTTCCTGAACACGTCCATGTCGCTCCTGACGTGTGA
- the LOC119335934 gene encoding protein ALTERED PHOSPHATE STARVATION RESPONSE 1-like isoform X2 has translation MARLVREHEGAGLLVERVRGVPAEFIKEHDKKVGLLTKQEVRGVNYLKMEKNRMEMESLESKMLVATQSIDTTTSEIIRLRESELFPQLLELVAGGDRR, from the exons ATGGCGCGCCTGGTGCGCGAGCACGAGGGCGCCGGCCTGCTCGTCGAGCGTGTCCGCGGCGTCCCCGCCGAGTTCATCAAG gagcatgataagaaggTGGGGCTGCTGACGAAGCAGGAGGTGAGGGGTGTGAactacctcaagatggagaagaacAGGATGGAGATGGAGAGCCTCGAGTCCAAGATGCTGGTGGCCACCCAGTCCATCGACACCACCACCTCCGAGATCATCAGGCTCAGAGAATCAGAGCTATTCCCTCAGCTACTTGAGCTGGTTGCTGG AGGTGATCGACGCTAA
- the LOC119335934 gene encoding protein ALTERED PHOSPHATE STARVATION RESPONSE 1-like isoform X1 yields MARLVREHEGAGLLVERVRGVPAEFIKEHDKKVGLLTKQEVRGVNYLKMEKNRMEMESLESKMLVATQSIDTTTSEIIRLRESELFPQLLELVAGTTWICMVKK; encoded by the exons ATGGCGCGCCTGGTGCGCGAGCACGAGGGCGCCGGCCTGCTCGTCGAGCGTGTCCGCGGCGTCCCCGCCGAGTTCATCAAG gagcatgataagaaggTGGGGCTGCTGACGAAGCAGGAGGTGAGGGGTGTGAactacctcaagatggagaagaacAGGATGGAGATGGAGAGCCTCGAGTCCAAGATGCTGGTGGCCACCCAGTCCATCGACACCACCACCTCCGAGATCATCAGGCTCAGAGAATCAGAGCTATTCCCTCAGCTACTTGAGCTGGTTGCTGG TACTACTTGGATATGCATGGTCaagaaataa